The proteins below come from a single Acidobacteriota bacterium genomic window:
- a CDS encoding tetratricopeptide repeat protein, with product MQRALVEAESMLRRDEPQAAESWYREALLEGWLLLGDLHRAGGAPAEAQAAYERALVSALEARRPLLALAELALERGDPEGAVEVLLRLLARSSGDGRAVRLLARAFNATGQPELAVQQLEGAAQSMPEDVETRFALASGYLRLERPESAEKLFREVAGERPIPQTWILIGRTYRDYGEYERARGALERAIVQDPRVPRARFYLGTVELLDRGRGAVEEAIDHFKEERRISPEDPVNSLYLGMVLVDARRFEEALTSLEIAVESESTRPNALHHLGRALLGLDRPREAAAALESAIDLAEGGYGGSFNANQMESLHYQLALALRRSGDEARAMPHFEAAERFSVALARSSRDRMSNYLDGHGKEPSAGVVGLSVFSETPVSGLSAEVREQLARTAQTILARASFNLGVMATQARRFARAADHFEQAASVDPDFPRVQYSLGVARFNAGHFDRATLPLSKALAETPDDAAVRRMLALAWLNAEVYDRAAELLATDPGRAADRALQYAYGLALVRSGRTVDAQPIFDRLLAEHADWPELNVLLGQAAAQEGDFDAAVEHLERAIELRPGVAEAQATLGNIYLRQGRLEEAGAALRAELASHPVDHRSRYVLATVLELDNQPQAALREVELVLAAEPDFADAGYLRGKILLEDGRVAEAAAQLRAAAELAPEDPNIRNQLGQAYQKLGDREKAREQFEIFQRLKGRSDQ from the coding sequence ATGCAGCGCGCCCTGGTGGAGGCCGAGAGCATGCTGCGCCGGGACGAACCGCAGGCGGCCGAGAGCTGGTACCGGGAGGCGCTGCTGGAAGGCTGGCTGCTGCTCGGCGACCTGCACCGTGCCGGCGGCGCCCCGGCCGAAGCGCAGGCGGCCTACGAGCGGGCACTGGTTTCGGCCCTCGAAGCCCGGCGACCGTTGCTCGCCCTCGCCGAACTCGCGCTTGAGCGCGGCGATCCGGAAGGCGCGGTGGAGGTTCTCCTGCGTCTGCTCGCGCGAAGCTCGGGAGACGGTCGTGCCGTGCGGCTGCTCGCCCGGGCCTTCAACGCCACCGGCCAGCCGGAGCTGGCGGTGCAGCAGTTGGAAGGCGCCGCCCAGTCCATGCCTGAAGACGTCGAGACCCGGTTCGCGCTCGCCAGCGGCTACCTGCGGCTGGAGCGTCCGGAGTCCGCCGAGAAGCTCTTCCGCGAGGTGGCCGGGGAGCGTCCGATTCCGCAGACCTGGATTCTGATCGGCAGGACCTATCGCGACTACGGCGAGTACGAGCGGGCCCGCGGGGCGCTCGAACGGGCCATCGTGCAGGACCCGCGAGTACCGCGGGCCCGCTTTTACCTGGGAACCGTGGAGCTCCTGGACCGGGGCCGCGGCGCCGTCGAAGAGGCCATCGACCACTTCAAGGAGGAGCGCCGCATCTCGCCCGAGGATCCGGTGAACTCGCTCTATCTCGGAATGGTGCTGGTCGATGCGCGGCGCTTCGAGGAGGCCCTGACCTCCCTTGAGATCGCGGTGGAATCGGAGTCCACCCGACCCAACGCCCTGCATCATCTGGGCCGGGCCCTGCTCGGCCTCGACCGGCCGAGGGAAGCGGCGGCCGCGCTCGAGAGCGCCATCGATCTTGCGGAAGGCGGGTACGGCGGCTCGTTCAACGCTAACCAGATGGAGAGCCTTCACTACCAGCTCGCTCTGGCCCTCCGTCGCTCGGGCGACGAGGCGCGGGCGATGCCTCACTTCGAGGCCGCCGAACGCTTCTCGGTGGCCCTGGCCCGGAGTTCGCGCGATCGAATGTCGAACTACCTGGACGGGCACGGCAAGGAACCCTCGGCTGGGGTCGTCGGCCTGTCCGTCTTCAGCGAGACGCCGGTCTCCGGCCTCTCCGCGGAGGTTCGCGAGCAGCTCGCTCGGACAGCGCAAACGATTCTGGCCCGTGCCTCGTTCAATCTCGGCGTCATGGCGACGCAGGCCCGGCGCTTCGCCCGGGCGGCCGACCACTTCGAGCAGGCTGCCTCGGTCGATCCGGACTTTCCGAGGGTCCAGTACTCGCTGGGCGTGGCCCGCTTCAACGCGGGTCACTTCGACCGGGCGACCTTGCCGCTGTCGAAGGCGCTGGCTGAAACGCCCGACGATGCGGCCGTGCGGCGGATGCTCGCGCTGGCCTGGCTCAACGCCGAGGTCTACGATCGCGCGGCGGAGCTCCTGGCAACCGACCCGGGCCGCGCCGCGGACCGTGCGCTCCAGTACGCCTACGGCCTGGCCCTGGTCCGGAGCGGCCGGACCGTCGATGCGCAGCCGATCTTCGACCGGCTGCTCGCCGAGCACGCTGACTGGCCCGAGCTCAACGTGCTGCTCGGCCAGGCGGCGGCTCAGGAAGGCGACTTCGACGCTGCGGTGGAGCACCTCGAACGGGCCATCGAACTTCGCCCCGGCGTTGCGGAGGCGCAGGCCACGCTCGGCAACATCTATCTCCGCCAGGGGCGCCTCGAGGAGGCCGGCGCCGCGCTGCGTGCGGAACTGGCCTCACACCCCGTCGACCACCGGTCACGCTACGTCCTGGCGACCGTCCTCGAACTCGACAACCAGCCGCAGGCCGCGCTGCGCGAGGTGGAACTGGTGCTCGCCGCGGAACCCGACTTCGCCGACGCCGGCTACCTCCGGGGCAAGATCCTGCTCGAGGACGGCCGCGTCGCCGAGGCGGCCGCGCAGTTGCGCGCGGCCGCGGAACTGGCGCCCGAGGATCCGAACATCCGCAACCAGCTAGGTCAGGCGTACCAGAAGCTCGGTGATCGGGAGAAGGCGCGCGAGCAGTTCGAGATCTTTCAGAGACTCAAGGGAAGGTCGGACCAGTGA
- a CDS encoding tetratricopeptide repeat protein — protein MKVVLVSLLLLPAALVAQPEAAATESVRGLLDRARALASRNEGEAAAEALGRAIALAPNSEDVLNAYARFSLARGNPIQATLALEPLARMHPGEAEYAYLLGVARMQVGEMAEAAEALFDAAALDPHRVLTHIALGLALNRVDRFDEAREALATALRLEPDNVEALAAMSETVEGLGMLAEATRLANRALAVNPDHPTALVTIGTAQLKDGRFEAAREALARAVTAEPDSIKGHYQLSLALARLGDREGAERHLQRSREAQAAIEEHIERLRAQPPLGSRTEP, from the coding sequence GTGAAGGTGGTGCTCGTCTCGCTGCTGCTCCTGCCGGCCGCCCTCGTCGCCCAGCCCGAAGCCGCTGCGACGGAGTCGGTCCGAGGCCTGCTCGACCGGGCCCGTGCCCTTGCCTCGCGAAACGAAGGCGAGGCGGCCGCCGAGGCGCTCGGCCGGGCGATCGCCCTGGCGCCCAACTCCGAGGACGTCCTGAACGCCTACGCGCGCTTCTCGCTCGCCCGGGGCAACCCGATCCAGGCGACGCTGGCGCTCGAGCCGCTGGCGCGGATGCACCCCGGGGAGGCGGAGTACGCCTATCTGCTCGGCGTGGCCCGCATGCAGGTGGGCGAGATGGCGGAGGCCGCCGAGGCGCTCTTCGATGCGGCAGCCCTGGATCCGCATCGAGTCCTGACACACATCGCCCTCGGCCTGGCCCTCAACCGGGTGGACCGCTTCGACGAGGCCCGGGAAGCTCTGGCCACGGCTCTGCGGCTGGAGCCGGACAACGTCGAGGCGCTGGCCGCCATGTCGGAGACCGTCGAGGGGCTCGGCATGCTGGCGGAAGCGACTCGACTCGCGAACCGGGCGCTGGCGGTCAATCCCGATCACCCGACGGCGCTGGTGACGATTGGAACGGCCCAGTTGAAGGACGGTCGTTTCGAGGCAGCCCGGGAAGCGCTGGCGCGAGCAGTGACCGCCGAGCCCGATTCGATCAAGGGGCACTACCAGCTCAGCCTCGCCCTGGCCCGCCTCGGCGACCGTGAGGGGGCGGAGCGCCACTTGCAGCGTTCCCGGGAGGCTCAGGCCGCGATCGAAGAGCACATCGAGCGTCTGCGCGCCCAGCCGCCGCTGGGCTCGAGGACGGAGCCTTGA
- a CDS encoding CRTAC1 family protein, translating into MVAALLVCPASALAQGAGDAPLFRDITESTGIAFRHNSAPEKKYIVESMSGGVGLFDVDRDGLLDIYLVNSLTVDTANDPESSHSALYRNLGDGTFRDIATEAGVAHPGWGMGLCIADVDGDGWQDLYVTGIGRNRLYRNSGDDTFTDVAPELGVAASGWSTGCGFADYDRDGDLDLFVSRYVEFDLDNLPEFGSDKTCQYRGVSVQCGPRGLPGTSDLLFRQEANGAFTEVGEEAGVRDPDGYFGLGIAWVDMDGDGWLDLYVANDSTPNYLYMNRKDGTFEESGFFMGVAVSEDGGEQGGMGVAVGDYDGSGRLSLFVSNFAEEYNALYRNEGDYSSDASFRSRTGASSLPYVGWGTAFFDYDNDGWEDLVVVNGHVYPQLDGARLGASAGYRQRKLLYRNLGDGTFEEVAKRGGPAFLEQTVSRGLAMGDLDNDGRVDLVINDLDGSPMVLRNEAGGGRWLQVRLVGAGKNTDAIGAVIRVTADGRSQIRNIRSGTSYLSQDDFRQHFGLGAAATVDSVVVTWPDGSTTERENVAADQLIVVEQAGHLQ; encoded by the coding sequence GTGGTCGCAGCCCTCCTCGTTTGCCCCGCCTCCGCGCTAGCCCAGGGCGCCGGCGACGCGCCGCTGTTTCGCGACATCACCGAGTCCACCGGCATCGCCTTCCGCCACAACTCGGCGCCCGAGAAGAAGTACATCGTCGAGTCGATGAGCGGCGGCGTGGGGCTCTTCGACGTCGACCGTGACGGCCTGCTCGACATCTACCTCGTCAACTCCCTGACGGTCGACACGGCGAACGACCCGGAGTCGTCCCACAGCGCGCTCTACCGCAACCTGGGCGACGGCACGTTCCGCGATATCGCCACCGAGGCCGGAGTCGCCCACCCCGGCTGGGGAATGGGCCTGTGCATCGCCGACGTCGACGGCGACGGCTGGCAGGACCTCTACGTGACGGGGATCGGCCGGAACCGGCTCTATCGCAACTCGGGCGACGACACGTTCACCGACGTGGCGCCGGAGCTTGGCGTCGCGGCCTCGGGCTGGTCGACGGGCTGCGGCTTCGCAGACTACGACCGCGACGGCGATCTCGACCTGTTCGTGAGCCGCTACGTGGAGTTCGATCTCGACAACCTGCCGGAGTTCGGCAGCGACAAGACCTGTCAGTACCGCGGCGTCTCCGTGCAGTGCGGACCGCGTGGCCTGCCGGGCACCTCCGACCTCCTGTTCCGGCAGGAAGCGAACGGCGCGTTCACCGAGGTCGGCGAGGAGGCGGGGGTTCGCGATCCGGACGGCTACTTCGGCCTCGGCATCGCCTGGGTCGACATGGACGGCGACGGCTGGCTCGACCTCTATGTCGCCAACGACTCGACGCCCAACTACCTCTACATGAACCGGAAGGACGGCACCTTCGAAGAGTCGGGCTTCTTCATGGGCGTCGCGGTGAGCGAGGATGGCGGCGAGCAGGGCGGCATGGGCGTCGCGGTCGGCGACTACGACGGCAGCGGTCGCCTGAGCCTGTTCGTCAGCAACTTCGCCGAGGAGTACAACGCGCTCTATCGCAACGAGGGCGACTACTCGAGCGACGCCTCCTTCCGGTCGAGGACGGGCGCGTCGAGCCTGCCCTACGTCGGTTGGGGAACGGCGTTCTTCGACTACGACAACGACGGCTGGGAGGACCTCGTGGTGGTGAACGGCCACGTCTATCCTCAGCTCGACGGCGCCCGGCTCGGCGCCTCGGCCGGCTACCGTCAGCGCAAGCTCCTCTACCGCAACCTGGGCGACGGCACCTTCGAAGAGGTCGCCAAGCGAGGGGGGCCGGCCTTCCTCGAACAGACGGTCAGCCGCGGTCTGGCGATGGGCGACCTGGACAACGACGGCCGGGTGGACCTGGTGATCAACGACCTCGACGGCTCGCCGATGGTGCTGCGCAACGAGGCCGGCGGCGGCCGCTGGCTGCAGGTGCGGCTGGTCGGGGCCGGCAAGAACACCGACGCGATCGGCGCGGTGATTCGGGTGACGGCTGATGGACGCAGCCAGATCCGCAACATCCGCAGCGGCACCAGCTACCTGTCCCAGGACGATTTCCGGCAGCACTTCGGCCTGGGCGCCGCCGCCACGGTCGATTCGGTCGTCGTGACCTGGCCCGACGGCTCGACGACGGAGCGAGAAAACGTCGCCGCCGACCAGTTGATTGTCGTCGAGCAGGCAGGTCACCTGCAGTAG
- a CDS encoding TauD/TfdA family dioxygenase: protein MSHRVVRLSGSLGAEIHDLPLAEAGPDEAATIRGLLLDHQVLFFPDQHLDVAQHVAFGRHFGELEGHPHLNNPFLEHPEVFELVATRGGVADEWHSDISFQESPSVMAILNMVKCPEVGGDTMWANMYRAYEELSPPLQELCEGLTALHDATPHGKPEKMTIHPVVRVHPETGRKSLFVNEHFTRRIVELSHEESDHLLGYLTRWATNTRFTVRYRWQQGTLAMWDNRCTQHFVLNDFNEERIIQRVTVMGDQVEAAGEARWEPYVRVRHAGATSRYDRQLNKYLKRKVQSLESNAKKEVVLEM, encoded by the coding sequence ATGAGTCATCGAGTCGTACGCCTCTCCGGGTCCCTGGGCGCCGAGATCCACGATCTGCCGCTGGCTGAGGCCGGCCCGGACGAGGCCGCAACGATCCGCGGCCTGCTGCTGGACCACCAGGTGCTGTTCTTTCCCGACCAGCATCTGGACGTGGCGCAGCACGTCGCCTTCGGCCGCCACTTCGGCGAGCTGGAAGGACACCCGCACCTGAACAACCCATTCCTCGAGCACCCCGAGGTGTTCGAGCTGGTGGCGACCCGCGGCGGAGTCGCGGACGAGTGGCACAGCGACATCAGCTTCCAGGAGAGCCCCTCGGTGATGGCGATCCTCAACATGGTCAAGTGCCCTGAGGTCGGCGGCGACACGATGTGGGCCAACATGTACAGGGCCTACGAGGAACTCTCGCCGCCGCTGCAGGAGCTCTGCGAGGGTCTGACCGCGCTCCACGACGCGACGCCGCACGGCAAGCCGGAGAAGATGACGATCCACCCGGTCGTCCGCGTTCACCCGGAGACCGGCCGCAAGTCGCTGTTCGTCAACGAGCACTTCACCCGCCGCATCGTCGAACTGAGCCATGAGGAGAGCGACCACCTGCTCGGCTACCTGACCCGCTGGGCGACGAACACGCGCTTCACCGTTCGGTATCGCTGGCAGCAGGGCACGCTCGCCATGTGGGACAACCGCTGCACGCAGCACTTCGTGCTGAACGACTTCAACGAGGAGCGCATCATCCAGCGGGTCACCGTGATGGGCGACCAGGTCGAGGCCGCCGGCGAAGCCCGCTGGGAGCCGTACGTGCGCGTCCGTCACGCCGGCGCCACCAGCCGCTACGACCGGCAGTTGAACAAGTACCTGAAGCGCAAGGTCCAGTCGCTGGAGTCGAACGCGAAGAAGGAAGTCGTGCTGGAGATGTAG
- a CDS encoding alpha/beta hydrolase, whose amino-acid sequence MRNQLGLVTAALAAVVLSCSELAEQAEGPRVEADGTVHVPAFDLPETSYFSDESRAAMKHFREVYGPEFGTFSQGCANLNDVADDPEAIGAARQCVADGYYKTAIYRDTVAKHPVKITAETIAGVYTEVFVPEGGVAEKKEDRLLISIHGGGFRVGARYFSQTEAMQVADMGGYKVISPDYRMAPEATHPAGVEDVIAVYKAMLEDYEAAKIGIYGCSAGAMLTAQTVAYMLENDLPLPGAIGLFCAGIPTTDGDTPGVFKMGRSESAFLVSAINGFPRPVEPAEPPQPSGYFRGVKAGDPVVAPGDHDDLLARFPPTLLISGTRDFALGGVLASHNKLVSLGVEADLHVWEGLGHATFAFNPRLPESDEVHNVIVRFLDRHLSR is encoded by the coding sequence ATGCGCAACCAACTCGGCCTTGTCACAGCCGCCCTCGCCGCGGTCGTCCTGTCCTGTTCGGAGCTCGCGGAGCAGGCCGAAGGTCCCCGCGTGGAGGCCGACGGCACCGTTCACGTCCCGGCCTTCGACCTGCCCGAGACCTCGTACTTCAGCGACGAGTCGCGGGCGGCGATGAAGCACTTCCGCGAGGTCTACGGACCGGAGTTCGGCACCTTCTCCCAGGGCTGCGCGAACCTGAACGACGTCGCCGACGACCCGGAGGCGATTGGGGCCGCGCGCCAGTGCGTCGCCGACGGCTACTACAAGACGGCCATCTACCGGGACACCGTCGCCAAGCACCCGGTGAAGATCACCGCGGAGACGATCGCCGGCGTCTACACCGAGGTGTTCGTCCCCGAGGGGGGCGTCGCCGAAAAGAAGGAAGACCGGCTGCTGATCAGTATTCACGGCGGCGGCTTCCGCGTCGGCGCCCGCTACTTCAGCCAGACGGAGGCGATGCAGGTCGCCGACATGGGCGGCTACAAGGTGATCAGCCCCGACTATCGGATGGCGCCCGAGGCCACCCACCCGGCCGGCGTCGAGGACGTCATCGCCGTCTACAAGGCGATGCTCGAGGACTACGAGGCGGCGAAGATCGGCATCTACGGCTGCTCGGCCGGGGCCATGCTCACCGCGCAGACGGTCGCGTACATGCTCGAGAACGACCTGCCGCTGCCGGGCGCGATCGGCCTCTTCTGCGCCGGGATACCGACGACCGACGGCGACACCCCGGGCGTCTTCAAGATGGGCCGCAGCGAGAGCGCCTTCCTCGTGTCCGCGATCAACGGCTTCCCGCGCCCGGTCGAGCCGGCGGAGCCGCCCCAGCCGAGCGGCTACTTCCGCGGCGTGAAAGCCGGCGATCCCGTCGTCGCTCCCGGCGACCACGACGACCTGCTCGCCCGCTTCCCGCCGACGCTACTGATCAGCGGCACCCGCGACTTCGCGCTCGGCGGCGTACTGGCCAGCCACAACAAGCTGGTCAGTCTCGGCGTCGAGGCCGACCTGCACGTCTGGGAAGGCCTCGGGCACGCGACCTTCGCGTTCAACCCCCGCCTGCCCGAGTCGGACGAAGTGCACAACGTGATCGTGCGCTTCCTCGACCGGCACCTGTCGCGGTAG
- a CDS encoding sulfatase-like hydrolase/transferase, protein MNRCGARRGLVALGLAATFAAAVGVAAQFQPAEIGPTQTIDWQSGADPEGRPAGERPPNIVVILADDLGWNDLSWLGGGVAGGTVPTPNIDSLARDGVHFANGYSANGTCAPSRAALMTGRYGTRFGFEFTPTPPGFATMVPRLSSTEGRLRQTSGNPEGATVPIDEKGVPPSEITLAELLKPAGYHTVHIGKWHLGVGDGMRAHEQGFDESLLMRSGLYLPEDDPNVVNSKQEFDGIDRFLWRFVRYEASFNDSPSFEPGGYLTDYYTDQAVQVIEANKDRPFLLYLAHWAVHTPLQALRADYEALSHIEEHRLRVYAAMVRSLDRSVGRVLEALRENGLEENTLVFFTSDNGAPAYIGLPRVNEPFRGWKISFFEGGIHVPFLLKWPARLSGGQTYEAPVHGFDIFSTAAAAAGVDLPGDRKIDGVDLVPHVLGEVEGAPHDRLFWRTGDYQVVLADGWKLQISEPPGGVWLFNMKKDPTEQHNLADREPERVAALKKLLAEHNEEQAAPIWPWATQSPVNIDKTLLDPDAPDDEHIYWYN, encoded by the coding sequence ATGAATCGATGCGGCGCACGACGCGGCCTGGTCGCCCTCGGGCTCGCCGCGACCTTCGCGGCCGCCGTGGGCGTGGCCGCACAGTTCCAACCGGCCGAAATCGGTCCGACCCAGACGATCGACTGGCAGTCCGGCGCCGATCCCGAAGGACGGCCCGCCGGCGAGCGGCCGCCCAACATCGTCGTCATCCTCGCCGACGACCTGGGCTGGAACGACCTGAGCTGGCTCGGTGGCGGCGTCGCGGGCGGCACGGTCCCGACCCCGAACATCGACTCGCTGGCCCGTGACGGCGTCCACTTCGCCAACGGTTACTCGGCCAACGGCACCTGCGCCCCGTCGCGGGCTGCGCTCATGACCGGCCGCTACGGCACCCGCTTCGGTTTCGAGTTCACGCCGACGCCGCCGGGGTTCGCCACGATGGTGCCCCGGCTCTCGAGCACGGAAGGCAGGCTCCGGCAGACGAGCGGCAACCCGGAAGGGGCGACGGTTCCCATCGACGAGAAGGGCGTGCCGCCGTCCGAGATCACGCTCGCCGAGCTGCTCAAGCCGGCCGGCTACCACACCGTGCACATCGGCAAGTGGCACCTTGGTGTGGGCGACGGCATGCGGGCTCACGAGCAGGGCTTCGACGAGAGCCTGCTCATGAGGAGCGGCCTGTACCTGCCCGAGGACGACCCGAACGTCGTCAACTCGAAGCAGGAGTTCGACGGGATCGACCGCTTCCTGTGGCGCTTCGTGCGTTACGAGGCGTCCTTCAACGACAGTCCCTCCTTCGAACCCGGCGGGTACCTGACCGACTACTACACCGACCAGGCGGTTCAGGTCATCGAGGCGAACAAGGACCGGCCCTTCCTTCTCTACCTGGCGCACTGGGCGGTGCACACGCCCCTGCAGGCGCTGCGCGCCGACTACGAGGCGCTGTCCCACATCGAGGAGCATCGCCTGCGGGTCTACGCCGCGATGGTCCGTTCACTCGACCGCAGCGTCGGCAGGGTGCTCGAGGCGCTGCGCGAGAACGGTCTCGAAGAGAACACGCTCGTCTTCTTCACCTCGGACAACGGGGCGCCGGCCTACATCGGCCTGCCGCGCGTCAACGAGCCGTTCCGCGGCTGGAAGATCAGCTTCTTCGAGGGAGGCATCCACGTGCCCTTCCTCCTGAAGTGGCCGGCCCGTCTCAGCGGCGGCCAGACCTACGAAGCCCCGGTCCACGGCTTCGACATCTTTTCGACCGCGGCGGCCGCGGCCGGAGTCGATCTGCCCGGCGACCGGAAGATCGACGGCGTCGACCTGGTGCCGCACGTCCTGGGTGAGGTCGAAGGCGCGCCGCACGACCGTCTCTTCTGGCGCACCGGCGACTATCAGGTCGTCCTCGCCGACGGCTGGAAACTCCAGATCAGCGAACCCCCCGGAGGAGTATGGCTCTTCAACATGAAGAAGGACCCCACCGAGCAGCACAACCTCGCCGACAGGGAACCGGAGCGGGTCGCTGCCCTGAAGAAGCTCCTCGCCGAGCACAACGAGGAACAGGCGGCACCGATCTGGCCCTGGGCCACCCAAAGCCCGGTCAACATCGACAAGACGCTGCTCGACCCGGACGCGCCGGACGACGAGCACATCTACTGGTACAACTGA
- a CDS encoding protein-disulfide reductase DsbD family protein has product MTEKFFHRHYATRTSAGTIRDSAIGRILAKHEVPAAELGDEHVEVSVFLADEALKFEYTSTLHVRFEVADGYHIYAEPLPDGFIASTATVVPTKGVRTGEPVYPATSEREFPQLGVTLNVYEEGTTDIAIPIALNAEILNWPMQDKPTEIEIPVDIVYQACSETVCYVPKEETVVLKAPIEPLVMPGRRR; this is encoded by the coding sequence GTGACGGAGAAGTTCTTCCACCGCCACTACGCGACGCGCACTTCCGCCGGCACGATTCGCGACAGCGCGATCGGCCGCATCCTCGCCAAGCACGAGGTTCCGGCCGCGGAACTGGGCGACGAGCATGTCGAGGTCTCCGTCTTCCTCGCCGACGAGGCGCTCAAGTTCGAGTACACGAGCACTCTTCACGTGCGGTTCGAGGTCGCCGACGGCTACCACATCTACGCGGAACCCCTGCCCGACGGCTTCATCGCCTCGACGGCGACCGTCGTACCGACCAAGGGCGTGAGAACAGGCGAGCCGGTCTACCCGGCGACGTCCGAGCGCGAGTTTCCCCAGCTCGGCGTGACGCTCAATGTGTACGAGGAAGGCACGACCGACATCGCCATCCCGATCGCGCTGAACGCCGAGATTCTCAACTGGCCGATGCAGGACAAGCCGACCGAGATCGAGATCCCGGTCGACATCGTCTACCAGGCCTGCAGCGAGACAGTCTGCTACGTGCCGAAGGAAGAGACGGTCGTGCTCAAGGCGCCGATCGAACCGCTGGTGATGCCGGGTCGTCGGAGATAG